Proteins from a single region of Streptomyces spectabilis:
- a CDS encoding MerR family transcriptional regulator, producing the protein MRDELLTIGRFARLCRLSVKQLRHYDETGLLAPIHVDASSGYRYYAPGQARDALTIALLREMDLPLAVIAEALAAEPGRRAELLRAERDRLAERISRDRARLGMLERLEEGGLPGYEVSVATEPARHLAVTRATCAATDIGDTVGACVGRLLPLLGGASVGWEPPLWGLYPLDLEERTRIAVGAQTPQGARVPGLTREVLPPGPAAQTVHIGPYAQLPLAYNALFAAIHERGLRPHGPVREAYLVGPAEAPPEELMTRLVIPVEENA; encoded by the coding sequence GTGCGAGACGAACTTCTGACCATCGGGCGCTTCGCCCGGCTGTGCCGGCTCAGCGTGAAACAGCTGCGGCACTACGACGAGACGGGGCTGCTCGCGCCGATACACGTCGACGCCAGCTCCGGCTACCGCTACTACGCGCCCGGCCAGGCGCGCGACGCCCTGACCATCGCCCTGCTGCGCGAGATGGATCTGCCCCTGGCCGTGATCGCCGAGGCCCTGGCCGCCGAGCCCGGGCGCAGGGCGGAGCTCCTGCGCGCGGAGCGCGACCGCCTCGCCGAGCGGATCAGCCGGGACCGGGCGCGCCTCGGAATGCTGGAGCGGCTCGAAGAGGGCGGCCTGCCCGGGTACGAGGTCAGCGTCGCCACGGAACCCGCGCGGCACCTGGCGGTGACGCGGGCGACCTGCGCCGCCACGGACATCGGCGACACGGTCGGAGCGTGCGTGGGCCGACTGCTGCCCCTGCTCGGCGGGGCATCGGTCGGATGGGAGCCGCCGCTGTGGGGGCTGTACCCCCTGGACCTGGAGGAGCGGACCCGGATCGCCGTGGGAGCGCAGACGCCGCAGGGCGCGCGCGTCCCCGGCCTGACGCGTGAGGTGCTGCCCCCGGGGCCCGCGGCCCAGACCGTGCACATCGGGCCCTACGCCCAGCTGCCCCTGGCCTACAACGCCCTCTTCGCCGCCATCCACGAGCGCGGGCTTCGCCCGCACGGACCCGTACGGGAGGCCTATCTGGTCGGACCCGCGGAAGCACCACCGGAAGAACTGATGACCAGGCTGGTCATCCCTGTCGAGGAGAACGCATGA
- a CDS encoding saccharopine dehydrogenase family protein: protein MATGQTVAVYGAYGHTGRFVVAQLRERGFVPVLSGRDADKLRALAASHPGLEVRPAPVDDPAALDRALAGAAAVVNCAGPFATTAAPVIEAALRAGIPYLDVAAEIEANADTFAHFADRARAAGTVIVPAMAFYGGLGDLVATAAMGDWTKADEVHIAYGLNGWHPTPGTRAAGAVSRERRGGRRVRFANGRLEYRDDAAPTLKWDFPDPVGTRSVIGEFSMADVVTVPSHLAVPEVRTYMTVEAAGDVTAPDTPTPAAVDERGRSSQTFLVDVVVRSGDTERRAVARGQDIYAVTAPLVVEAVHRVLTGRVRAVGVASAGSVFDAPDFLRSLAPHITVETLGPRP from the coding sequence ATGGCAACGGGGCAGACGGTGGCGGTGTACGGCGCGTACGGGCACACCGGCCGGTTCGTGGTGGCGCAGCTGCGGGAGCGCGGGTTCGTCCCGGTCCTGTCCGGTCGGGACGCCGACAAGCTGCGGGCGCTGGCCGCGTCCCACCCCGGTCTTGAGGTCCGGCCCGCCCCGGTCGACGATCCGGCCGCGCTCGATCGCGCCCTCGCCGGTGCGGCGGCCGTGGTCAACTGCGCCGGGCCCTTCGCCACGACCGCCGCTCCCGTGATCGAGGCGGCGCTGCGCGCCGGGATCCCGTACCTGGACGTGGCGGCCGAGATCGAGGCCAACGCCGACACGTTCGCGCACTTCGCGGACCGGGCCCGGGCCGCGGGCACGGTGATCGTGCCCGCGATGGCCTTCTACGGCGGCCTCGGCGACCTGGTGGCCACGGCCGCGATGGGCGACTGGACCAAGGCCGACGAGGTCCACATCGCCTACGGCCTGAACGGCTGGCACCCCACCCCGGGCACGCGCGCCGCGGGCGCGGTCTCCCGGGAGCGGCGCGGCGGCCGGCGCGTGCGCTTCGCGAACGGGCGGCTCGAGTACCGCGACGACGCCGCGCCCACCCTGAAGTGGGACTTCCCCGACCCGGTGGGCACGCGTTCCGTGATCGGGGAGTTCTCGATGGCCGACGTCGTCACGGTCCCCAGCCATCTGGCCGTTCCCGAGGTACGCACGTACATGACCGTCGAGGCGGCCGGGGACGTGACGGCCCCGGACACACCGACCCCGGCGGCCGTCGACGAGCGGGGCAGGTCCTCGCAGACCTTCCTCGTCGACGTCGTCGTGCGCTCCGGCGACACCGAGCGGCGCGCCGTGGCCCGCGGCCAGGACATCTACGCGGTCACCGCGCCGCTCGTGGTGGAAGCGGTGCACCGCGTCCTGACCGGGCGGGTCAGGGCGGTGGGCGTCGCCTCCGCGGGCAGCGTCTTCGACGCGCCGGACTTCCTCCGCTCGCTGGCGCCGCACATCACCGTCGAGACCTTGGGGCCGCGCCCGTAG
- a CDS encoding dihydrofolate reductase family protein, producing MRTVISTAFVSLDGVVEAPGGEPGYRNSGWTFKDVEFLPEAFEIKGREQQEAAAMMMGRVSYEAFSPVWPAMEDFADYKVMPKYVVSTTLAESDLVSNWGETTILRTLDDVAALKETDGGPIIIHGSATLNRSLSDAGLIDRYHLLVFPLLLGAGKRLFSDTDKDTQKLKLIEHEAYANGLQKNVFDVVR from the coding sequence ATGCGTACTGTGATCAGCACCGCTTTCGTCTCGCTCGACGGCGTCGTGGAAGCTCCCGGCGGCGAGCCCGGTTACCGCAACTCGGGGTGGACCTTCAAGGACGTCGAGTTCCTCCCCGAGGCCTTCGAGATCAAGGGCCGGGAGCAGCAGGAAGCCGCCGCCATGATGATGGGCCGGGTCAGCTACGAGGCGTTCAGCCCGGTGTGGCCCGCCATGGAGGACTTCGCGGACTACAAGGTGATGCCGAAGTACGTCGTCTCCACCACCCTCGCGGAGAGCGACCTGGTGTCGAACTGGGGCGAGACCACGATCCTGCGCACGCTGGACGACGTCGCCGCGCTCAAGGAGACCGACGGCGGCCCCATCATCATCCACGGCAGCGCCACCCTGAACCGGAGCCTTTCGGACGCCGGTCTGATCGACCGCTACCACCTGCTCGTCTTCCCGCTCCTGCTGGGCGCGGGCAAGCGCCTGTTCAGCGACACGGACAAGGACACCCAGAAGCTCAAGCTGATCGAGCACGAGGCGTACGCCAACGGCCTGCAGAAGAACGTCTTCGACGTCGTCCGGTGA
- a CDS encoding helix-turn-helix domain-containing protein, protein MSSVALAVTDGMLHFELSVAYEVFGSAPDAVPGPWYDVSVCGADAVRFGRFRLEPDHGLDRLRHATTVIVPGWADVDVRPPAELVDAVRAAHDAGARVASLCTGAFVLAAAGLLDGKRATTHWAHTGELAARHPRVEVDPDVLYVDNGSVLTSAGKAAAMDLCLHLVRLDHGSSVANAVARRLVVPPHRDGGQAQFVTAPVPARDDHPLAGLFPWVIERLDEPLTVEDLARRARMSSRHLGRHFKAATGTTPLQWLLTQRIRRAQELLERTDDGIDAIAAATGMGTATTLRRHFNRTVGVPPDAYRRTFRSRGPVKGPARGVK, encoded by the coding sequence ATGAGTTCTGTCGCGCTCGCCGTCACCGACGGGATGCTCCACTTCGAACTGTCCGTGGCGTACGAGGTGTTCGGTTCCGCACCGGACGCCGTCCCCGGGCCCTGGTACGACGTCAGCGTGTGCGGTGCGGACGCGGTGCGGTTCGGCCGGTTCCGGCTCGAGCCCGACCACGGCCTCGACCGGCTCCGCCACGCCACCACCGTGATCGTCCCCGGCTGGGCCGACGTCGACGTGCGGCCTCCCGCCGAACTGGTCGACGCGGTGCGCGCGGCCCACGACGCGGGCGCGCGCGTGGCGTCCCTGTGCACCGGCGCCTTCGTCCTGGCCGCCGCGGGCCTGCTCGACGGGAAGCGCGCGACCACGCACTGGGCGCACACCGGGGAACTGGCCGCCCGCCACCCGCGGGTGGAGGTCGACCCGGACGTGCTCTACGTGGACAACGGCAGCGTGCTCACCTCCGCGGGCAAGGCCGCAGCGATGGACCTCTGCCTGCACCTCGTCCGCCTGGACCACGGCTCGTCGGTCGCCAACGCCGTCGCTCGCCGCCTGGTCGTGCCGCCGCACCGGGACGGCGGCCAGGCCCAGTTCGTCACCGCCCCGGTGCCCGCCCGGGACGACCATCCGCTCGCCGGTCTCTTCCCCTGGGTGATCGAGCGCCTCGACGAACCGCTGACCGTGGAGGACCTGGCCCGCCGGGCGCGGATGAGCTCGCGCCACCTGGGCCGGCACTTCAAGGCCGCGACCGGCACCACCCCGCTGCAATGGCTGCTGACCCAACGGATCCGCCGCGCCCAGGAGTTGCTGGAGCGGACCGACGACGGCATCGACGCCATCGCCGCGGCCACCGGGATGGGCACCGCCACGACCCTGCGCCGCCACTTCAACCGCACCGTCGGCGTGCCGCCGGACGCCTACCGCCGCACATTCCGGTCACGAGGCCCCGTCAAGGGACCCGCGCGCGGCGTGAAGTAG
- a CDS encoding dienelactone hydrolase family protein produces the protein MTTERAHRDLSRTGSRPPRAQDDPLDDFTRRTVSVEGIGKTVYVTGSGPAVVLMPEMPGISPDVARFARWLRAAGLSVYLPSLFGVDGAYPRADAVERVVRPACVSAEFRAFAKGGTSPVVGWLRGLARVAHAERGGPGVGAVGLCFTGNFALTMTLEPAVIAPVVNHPSLPLDDPGGLEMSAEDAAAVAERVERDGLRVLGYRFDDDTWCTGRRFAAYRALLGDAFDGRVLPGAAAHTDPPPFFRDVVGCAHSVVTAHLVDQEGHPTARARDEIIAFLAERLGLPDAGTD, from the coding sequence ATGACAACCGAGCGAGCCCACAGAGACCTGTCGCGGACCGGGAGCCGTCCGCCACGGGCCCAGGACGATCCGCTGGACGACTTCACCCGGAGGACCGTCAGCGTCGAGGGCATCGGCAAGACCGTGTACGTCACCGGGTCGGGGCCGGCGGTCGTCCTGATGCCCGAGATGCCGGGCATCAGCCCCGATGTCGCGCGGTTCGCGCGGTGGCTGCGCGCTGCCGGGCTCTCCGTGTACCTGCCTTCGCTCTTCGGCGTCGACGGCGCCTATCCGCGTGCCGACGCGGTCGAGCGCGTGGTGCGGCCCGCCTGCGTCAGCGCCGAGTTCCGGGCGTTCGCCAAAGGAGGCACCAGCCCTGTCGTGGGCTGGCTGCGCGGCCTCGCCCGCGTGGCGCACGCCGAGCGCGGGGGGCCCGGCGTCGGCGCGGTCGGGCTGTGCTTCACCGGCAACTTCGCCTTGACCATGACGCTCGAACCCGCGGTCATCGCCCCCGTGGTCAACCATCCGTCGCTGCCGCTCGACGACCCCGGCGGCCTGGAGATGAGCGCCGAGGACGCCGCCGCCGTGGCCGAACGCGTCGAGCGGGACGGACTGCGGGTGCTCGGCTACCGCTTCGACGACGACACGTGGTGCACCGGCCGGCGGTTCGCGGCCTACCGCGCGCTGCTCGGCGACGCCTTCGACGGCCGCGTCCTGCCCGGCGCGGCGGCGCACACGGACCCTCCGCCCTTCTTCCGGGACGTCGTCGGCTGCGCCCACAGCGTCGTCACGGCACACCTCGTCGACCAGGAGGGTCATCCGACCGCGCGGGCCCGCGACGAGATCATCGCCTTCCTGGCCGAGCGGCTCGGGCTGCCGGACGCCGGGACCGACTGA
- a CDS encoding calcium-binding protein, whose product MALALGAGIATPVLLSGSASAAAPSATAAVDGKSVVYTAAAGQVNKLDVTASRTGSGIDNLTYVIDDVVTIKAGSGCTYPTSSDRTKVSCKVDTRDSQDPYATLELSTGDRDDTVKYTNRTDDAYYFAALDLGKGNDTLTEAAGVQGNSILGGAGDDTLTVGEVSVVLGADGKDTIRAGRGAISKGGNGNDTIYASGENSDVEGEAGNDVIRGTGNRQNLSGGDGDDTIRAGAGDDFVYGGKGNDVLRGEGGDDTIYGNSGDDKLYGGAGRDTLSGGPGRNEVHQD is encoded by the coding sequence TTGGCACTGGCTCTCGGCGCGGGGATCGCCACGCCGGTGCTCCTGTCCGGATCGGCGAGTGCCGCCGCGCCGTCGGCCACCGCCGCGGTTGACGGGAAGTCGGTCGTCTACACGGCCGCCGCGGGCCAGGTGAACAAGCTGGACGTCACCGCGTCGAGGACCGGTTCGGGCATCGACAACCTCACCTACGTCATCGACGACGTGGTCACCATCAAGGCGGGCAGCGGCTGCACCTACCCCACGAGCTCCGACCGCACCAAGGTGTCCTGCAAGGTGGACACCCGGGACAGCCAGGACCCGTACGCCACCCTGGAGCTGTCCACCGGTGACCGCGACGACACCGTCAAGTACACCAACAGGACGGACGACGCCTACTACTTCGCCGCGCTCGACCTCGGCAAGGGCAACGACACCCTGACCGAGGCCGCGGGCGTCCAGGGCAACTCGATCCTGGGCGGCGCGGGCGACGACACCCTCACGGTCGGCGAGGTCAGCGTCGTGCTCGGCGCCGACGGCAAGGACACGATCCGCGCGGGCCGGGGCGCCATCTCGAAGGGCGGCAACGGCAACGACACGATCTACGCCAGCGGCGAGAACAGCGACGTCGAGGGCGAAGCGGGCAACGACGTGATCCGCGGCACCGGGAACCGGCAGAACCTCTCCGGCGGTGACGGCGACGACACGATCCGCGCCGGTGCCGGGGACGACTTCGTCTACGGCGGCAAGGGCAACGACGTCCTGCGCGGCGAGGGCGGCGACGACACGATTTACGGCAACAGCGGCGACGACAAGCTGTACGGCGGTGCCGGCCGGGACACCCTGTCCGGCGGCCCCGGCAGGAACGAAGTCCACCAGGACTGA
- a CDS encoding geranyl diphosphate 2-C-methyltransferase: MSSTDFTTDVTSVNGSADQPVFIPAPATPYQGDIARYWDHEARPVNLRLGDVDGLYHHHYGIGDVDRSALGDTGDDAYEKRLIAELHRLESAQAEMLLDHLGAIARDDTLVDAGCGRGGSMVMAHQRFGCKVEGLTLSAKQAEFGNQRALELGIEDSVRSRVCNMLAMPFETGQAAGSWNNESSMYVDLEDLMAEHSRVLSVGGRYVTITGCWNPRYGQPSKWVSQINAHFECNIHSRREYLRAMADNRLVPQAVVDLTPATLPYWELRATSSLVTGIEEAFINSYRDGSFQYVLIAADRV, from the coding sequence ATGTCCAGCACCGATTTCACCACCGATGTCACGTCTGTGAACGGCTCTGCCGACCAGCCCGTTTTCATCCCCGCCCCGGCGACGCCCTACCAGGGCGACATCGCGCGCTACTGGGACCACGAGGCCCGGCCCGTCAATCTGCGCCTCGGCGACGTCGACGGCCTCTACCACCACCACTACGGCATCGGTGACGTCGACCGTTCCGCACTCGGGGACACCGGGGACGACGCGTACGAGAAGAGGCTGATCGCCGAGCTGCACCGCCTGGAGTCGGCGCAGGCCGAGATGCTCCTTGACCACCTCGGCGCCATCGCCCGCGACGACACGCTCGTCGACGCGGGCTGCGGCCGCGGCGGCTCCATGGTCATGGCCCACCAGCGGTTCGGCTGCAAGGTCGAGGGATTGACCCTGTCGGCCAAGCAGGCCGAATTCGGCAATCAGCGTGCCCTGGAGCTGGGCATCGAGGACTCCGTCCGCTCCCGCGTCTGCAACATGCTCGCCATGCCCTTCGAGACCGGGCAGGCCGCGGGCTCGTGGAACAACGAGTCGAGCATGTACGTCGACCTGGAAGACCTCATGGCCGAGCACTCCCGCGTCCTGTCCGTGGGCGGCCGCTATGTGACGATCACCGGCTGCTGGAACCCCCGGTACGGACAGCCGTCGAAGTGGGTTTCGCAGATCAACGCGCACTTCGAGTGCAACATCCACTCCCGCCGGGAGTATCTGCGCGCGATGGCGGACAACCGCCTGGTGCCGCAGGCCGTCGTCGACCTGACCCCCGCGACCCTGCCGTACTGGGAGCTGCGGGCCACGTCGTCCCTGGTCACGGGCATTGAGGAGGCGTTCATCAACTCGTACAGGGACGGCTCGTTCCAGTACGTCCTGATCGCCGCCGACCGCGTCTGA
- a CDS encoding GlxA family transcriptional regulator, producing MSPLRVSVLAYPGCFASEVFGVLDLLTMATHVAAAHGAEEPSYEASVVSPRRSVTASGGSRVDVSAVRPADVVVVPGFELSPAIDLDTTLAKLAPETAAIRAGAASGAAVVSICVGAFLIAEAGLLHGREATTSWLFADRFARRYADVRVRPDQLVVTDRGVTTTAAFSAMYDFALRLVREHDGPRVARGTARVALLDDARSSQAAYVDPELLPTAGAGFSHRVKRWLDQRLAARYDLTALARAFGVSTRTMLRRFGDEAGETPLAYLQGARVRRARLLLETTDRTVASIAGDVGYRDAGTFSGVFARHTGRQPSAYRSAFRRHEPPENLLTRT from the coding sequence ATGAGTCCGCTGCGCGTGAGTGTCCTCGCCTACCCCGGCTGTTTCGCGTCGGAGGTGTTCGGCGTCCTCGACCTGCTGACCATGGCCACGCACGTCGCCGCGGCACACGGGGCCGAGGAGCCGTCGTACGAGGCGTCGGTCGTCTCCCCGCGCCGCAGCGTGACCGCGTCCGGCGGCTCGCGCGTCGACGTCTCGGCGGTGCGCCCCGCGGACGTCGTCGTCGTGCCGGGCTTCGAGCTGTCCCCGGCGATCGACCTCGACACGACCCTCGCGAAGCTGGCGCCGGAGACGGCCGCGATCCGGGCGGGGGCCGCTTCGGGCGCCGCGGTCGTCTCGATCTGCGTCGGCGCCTTCCTGATCGCCGAGGCCGGTCTGCTGCACGGGCGCGAGGCGACGACGTCCTGGCTGTTCGCGGACCGCTTCGCGCGCCGGTACGCCGATGTGCGGGTCCGCCCCGACCAGTTGGTCGTCACCGACCGGGGCGTGACGACCACCGCCGCCTTCAGCGCGATGTACGACTTCGCACTGCGGCTCGTGCGCGAGCACGACGGCCCGCGCGTCGCCCGCGGCACGGCGCGCGTCGCGCTCCTCGACGACGCGCGCTCCAGCCAGGCCGCCTACGTCGACCCGGAGCTGCTGCCCACGGCAGGCGCGGGCTTCTCGCACCGGGTGAAGCGGTGGCTCGACCAGCGCCTCGCCGCCCGCTACGACCTGACCGCCCTCGCCCGCGCCTTCGGCGTGAGCACGAGGACGATGCTCCGGCGCTTCGGCGACGAGGCCGGCGAGACGCCGCTCGCCTATCTGCAGGGCGCCCGGGTCCGCCGCGCCAGACTCCTGCTGGAGACGACCGACAGGACCGTCGCGAGCATCGCGGGCGACGTCGGGTACCGCGACGCCGGGACGTTCAGCGGCGTCTTCGCCCGGCACACCGGCCGACAGCCGAGCGCGTACCGCTCGGCGTTCCGACGGCACGAGCCCCCGGAGAACCTCTTGACGCGCACATGA
- a CDS encoding BtrH N-terminal domain-containing protein, with product MTRVKDVDARGMRHCETTALDVLLKHEGIDLSEPMLFGLGSGLTFIYWDSKNQDFPFLGGRVKPFELTRNVAARLGLDLQVRETTSARKAWQNVAGPLDEGRPVGLQLDSYYLDYFTSKVHFAGHVVAMYGYDEDDAYLVDTAQQGGAVTTALTGLAEARAARGPMSARHRSFTLTAPAGAVRPRDHIVPAIKACAEAFLHPPIANLGHRGIEKAGKLVRTWLRRSDDPQRDLPLAALLMERGGTGGALFRNLYRDFLAESAELVDSDHLRTGQTLYAEAATLWTEVAALVEKAGESNDERCLVQAGTVLGELSRIESEAMRELSLLRD from the coding sequence ATGACGCGAGTGAAGGACGTCGATGCCCGCGGGATGCGGCACTGCGAGACCACAGCGCTTGACGTGCTGCTGAAGCACGAAGGGATCGACCTGTCCGAGCCGATGCTGTTCGGGCTCGGGTCAGGGCTGACGTTCATCTACTGGGACAGCAAGAACCAGGACTTCCCCTTCCTCGGAGGGCGGGTGAAACCCTTCGAGCTCACGCGGAACGTGGCCGCACGGCTCGGCCTCGACCTCCAGGTCCGCGAGACCACGTCCGCCCGCAAGGCCTGGCAGAACGTGGCGGGGCCGCTCGACGAGGGCCGGCCCGTCGGGCTCCAGCTCGACAGCTACTACCTGGACTACTTCACCTCGAAGGTCCACTTCGCCGGTCACGTCGTCGCCATGTACGGCTACGACGAGGACGACGCCTACCTGGTGGACACCGCCCAGCAGGGCGGAGCGGTGACCACGGCACTGACCGGCCTCGCGGAGGCCAGGGCCGCGCGCGGTCCGATGTCCGCCCGGCACCGCTCCTTCACGCTCACCGCTCCGGCCGGGGCCGTGCGGCCGCGGGACCACATCGTTCCCGCCATCAAGGCCTGCGCCGAGGCCTTCCTCCATCCGCCCATCGCCAACCTGGGCCACCGAGGCATCGAGAAGGCCGGAAAGCTCGTCCGCACCTGGCTCCGGCGCAGTGATGACCCGCAGCGGGACCTGCCGCTTGCCGCCCTCCTGATGGAGCGCGGCGGCACCGGTGGTGCCCTGTTCCGCAACCTGTACCGCGACTTCCTCGCCGAGTCCGCCGAGCTGGTCGACAGCGACCACCTGCGCACCGGGCAGACGCTGTACGCCGAGGCCGCCACGCTGTGGACCGAAGTGGCGGCGCTCGTCGAGAAGGCCGGTGAGTCGAACGACGAGCGGTGTCTCGTGCAAGCGGGCACGGTCCTCGGCGAGCTGTCCCGCATCGAGAGCGAGGCCATGCGGGAACTGAGCCTCCTGCGGGACTGA
- a CDS encoding family 2B encapsulin nanocompartment shell protein: MTVDASREAQLEPQPRTSLGTAAARNLATTTKSAPQMQEITSRWLLRMLPWVETKGGTYRVNRRLTYTVGDGRIDFVQDGADVRVIPRELGELALLRGFEEDDVLTAIADRCVQHDFRAGEVLVERGAAAERLHLIAHGRINQTSVGKYGEEVAVAVLGDGDRFGDDALLDADATWDFTATAETDGTLVTLSRRDFAALLDAAPSLRAHIEQWSTLPQQRQNRHGEAEIALSAGHTGEPSLPGTFVDYELHPREYELSVAQAVLRVHTRVADLYNGPMNQTEEQLRLTIEALRERQEHELVNNREFGLLHNAALKQRIQPHAGPPSPDDMDALLCRRRGTKFFLAHPRTIAAIGREFSAHGLYPDNVDLGGQQVPAWRGVPILPCNKIPITKENTSSILAMRVGEDNQGVVGLHQTGLPEEYEPGLSVRFMGVNDQAVLSYLVTTYYSAAVLVPDALGVLENVQIARRPD, translated from the coding sequence ATGACCGTTGACGCCAGCCGGGAGGCACAGCTGGAGCCGCAGCCGCGGACCAGCCTGGGCACGGCGGCTGCCCGCAACCTGGCCACCACGACCAAATCCGCCCCGCAGATGCAGGAGATCACCTCCCGCTGGCTGCTGCGGATGCTGCCCTGGGTGGAGACCAAGGGCGGCACCTACCGGGTGAACCGCCGACTGACGTACACCGTCGGCGACGGGCGCATCGACTTCGTGCAGGACGGCGCGGACGTCCGTGTCATCCCCCGGGAACTCGGCGAACTGGCCCTGCTGCGGGGCTTCGAAGAGGACGACGTGCTGACCGCGATCGCCGACCGGTGCGTGCAGCACGACTTCCGTGCGGGCGAGGTCCTGGTCGAGCGCGGCGCGGCCGCAGAGCGGCTCCACCTGATCGCCCACGGCCGGATCAACCAGACCTCCGTCGGCAAGTACGGCGAGGAGGTCGCGGTCGCGGTGCTCGGCGACGGCGACCGCTTCGGCGACGACGCCCTCCTTGACGCCGACGCCACCTGGGACTTCACGGCCACCGCCGAGACCGACGGCACCCTTGTCACACTGTCCCGCCGCGACTTCGCCGCCCTCCTGGACGCGGCGCCGAGCCTGCGCGCACACATCGAGCAGTGGAGCACGCTGCCCCAGCAGCGGCAGAACCGCCACGGCGAGGCCGAGATCGCGCTCTCGGCCGGACACACGGGCGAGCCGTCGCTCCCCGGCACGTTCGTGGACTACGAACTCCACCCGCGCGAGTACGAACTCTCCGTCGCCCAGGCCGTCCTGCGGGTCCACACGAGGGTCGCCGACCTCTACAACGGCCCGATGAACCAGACCGAGGAACAGCTCAGGCTCACCATCGAGGCGCTGCGCGAGCGCCAGGAGCACGAGCTGGTGAACAACCGCGAGTTCGGGCTGCTGCACAACGCCGCCCTCAAGCAGCGGATCCAGCCCCACGCGGGCCCGCCGAGCCCGGACGACATGGACGCGCTGCTCTGCCGCCGCCGCGGCACCAAGTTCTTCCTCGCCCACCCCAGGACGATCGCGGCGATCGGGCGCGAGTTCAGCGCCCACGGGCTCTACCCGGACAACGTCGACCTCGGCGGGCAGCAGGTCCCGGCCTGGCGCGGCGTCCCGATCCTGCCCTGCAACAAGATCCCGATCACCAAGGAGAACACCAGCTCGATCCTCGCCATGCGCGTCGGCGAGGACAACCAGGGCGTCGTCGGCCTCCACCAGACCGGCCTGCCGGAGGAGTACGAACCGGGCCTCTCGGTGCGCTTCATGGGGGTCAACGACCAGGCGGTCCTGTCCTACCTCGTGACGACGTACTACTCCGCGGCCGTCCTGGTGCCCGACGCACTGGGTGTGCTGGAGAACGTCCAGATCGCCCGCAGGCCCGACTAG